The following proteins come from a genomic window of Acidobacteriota bacterium:
- a CDS encoding MFS transporter: MSSGAMQPNPGDDKGVRNSSKVIFGWAMYDWANSAYIVMAGAVIAPFFTDGIVPDDGYGVFGVQMSGQTLWSGVVSIGAIVLFAIMPVLGAVADFSGAKRKFLRAAAVTGGLVMILMTLVPDGSVALFLGLFLITNIGF; the protein is encoded by the coding sequence ATGAGCAGTGGTGCCATGCAACCAAACCCCGGTGACGACAAGGGCGTACGCAATAGCTCTAAAGTGATATTCGGTTGGGCTATGTACGACTGGGCGAACAGTGCCTACATCGTCATGGCGGGAGCGGTGATCGCACCGTTCTTCACCGACGGCATCGTGCCAGATGACGGTTACGGCGTGTTTGGAGTGCAGATGTCCGGGCAGACACTGTGGTCCGGGGTCGTGTCGATCGGTGCGATCGTGTTGTTCGCGATCATGCCGGTCCTTGGGGCGGTGGCCGACTTTTCGGGTGCCAAACGCAAGTTCCTCCGCGCAGCCGCGGTGACGGGTGGTCTCGTGATGATCCTCATGACGCTTGTCCCTGATGGTTCGGTGGCGTTGTTCCTCGGGTTGTTCCTTATTACCAACATTGGTTTCG